The genomic interval TAGGTATTCAAGTGTGTAAAACCATAATCAAAGGCATCACAGGAATGAACTCAGAGAGAAACCTTATAAAAATAACACTTGCTTTATTTGAATCAGTGTGTACATGTAAGCTTCAAGCACTGAAGTCTATTCAAACACGATCGTGTCCACAGTGCGTTCATGCCAAATATTACACTCGTTTCTCCTCATTATTTCCATTAGTGGtatattttttcaatctgtACACTAAGGCAAGCACAATAAACCATAAGAACAGTGCAGTGTTTGCAGATACCACTACATGAGAAATAAGCATCTCTAGTCcaacttgaaaaatgtttgatatttaCAGGAAGTGAGGAAGTATGTACAAAGTTCTCCTCTTTGCTGTCTCAAACAGCTCAACACCtcagggtttgtttgttttcctttctgtGGTTTGAGCAGAAGCACAGTCTTGGGTTCAAGTCTCTGACTCGATCCTTTGAATATAGAGCTTGGCTGTTCTTTAAAAGCATCCTCTCacgtttaaattgtttttctttaaattgtcaatttttccagcagggtttttttttttttttttttttttaaagccgaCCCCTGGGAtcaaaatcatttcatttttcgtGAACTTGCACTCAGAAAACGGACGTTCTTGTCCGTCCTTCAGTTCAAAAACCATCGATAAACTTTGTTATAAGCTGAATCAGGAAGTGCCTGATTTCCTGGATCTTATACCTGCAGACATTTCAGAGGACATTCTTTGTGTCCGCCTCTTTCTCTGACAAACAGTATAAACACAGAATAAAGGCGTCACCAGTTTGCATCTACAGACTTTCTGGTAATAAAAATCTAAGACATGTATAAACAATCAAATAAGACGTCACAGGTATGTTCATGAGCTAACCGCTTTACTGTCAAGGTAAACAAACTCAACGGAAAATGGTGAGTTAGTGGAACAAGTAAACATTTGCCAGAGAAAAGTCATCTTATGTAATATAGACtataggttgtttttttttctttgagttctAATATAATTTTCCCATTAATGCAATGTTTATGGAGAAGCAGATCTCCACACACAtttcataaagacaaaaataaaataactaagcAGTCACTCCTGGTACAAACTGTACAAGAGGTTCTTTGGCTACGTTCAATATTTACACTTTTGTCCTATAGGTGGAGTTTAATTATAAgctttacaaaagaaaataaaacaggggAATTCAATGTAAAAGATTTgcttccaaaagaaaaataaatcgaTATATTCTAAAATTCATTTGCTCTCATGTAAGCTTTGATCCAGATGTGTCTCTATTGTGATCCCGTAGTTTTCTCACCTTCTTTTGTCGTTCTTCAATGATGTCAAaccagctttctttttttttttttttttaaacaaaactgaaatactcaggtttttcttttcGGACACGACACGGTCCCTTGTATCTCTGGGCTTTTGTTGGTTGAGGTTGTCCGGGCAATTTTTTAGATTGGTTTGTCCTGAGGGTTTATTTACAGTCCCATAGTATTTCTTTAGGCTTTATTTAGCACACAGAGCACGTCTTGGAACCTCCACCGCTGGAATTGTTTTGAGCAGCTGTTGGACAAATCAAGCATTAAAAagataagtaaataaaaaaaatcaaagtcaaaAATTGGGAAATTcaaacatcaatttaaaaagtgtatttgtttcTTACTTAATgcagtttgttttctaaaaatatgcTTCTAGAATGGCctttgatcaaaaatgtaacttttttccTTGTACGATTAGAAATGTTGGAACAGTTTTAGGCTTTGaaacaggggcggagctagaacattttacatACATGGGGGGCAGGAGGGGAACCGATAACTTTGAAAGGGTGgcaaatgaaaacagcagagTAGAAGACCATTATcaatgaatggatcaaaaataTGTACTTCGAATAATGCTATAAATGTTACTGTTATTAGTATTAAAACCCCTCTAGCTCATCCACTGCTTTAGTTGCATAATTCCAAAACATCTATGTTGGTTAGGATTTATCTATTCCATAACTAGTCTCAATATTTGTTTTGGCTCATTATGCTCTTATAACACTGAAAATTgaagttattattttatttttttatttttagaggtTTTATATTCTTCTAAAACCTAGTTTTTTGTCAActtgtaatgttgtttttacataatttatcatttttttttgttttatggaaaATTATCTGCAGATTCTAGACAAGTATTATTGTGCAGCTGAagattaattggaaaaaaaaatgaaaaaagtctctaccagattaaaaaaaacactatttctaTAAAGCTCTtaacaaaaaattatatttaaaaaaaaaagaaaaacaaaagcaacattaAATTGTGTCTAACCTTTGGCTGCCTTTGCTGCCTCCTTTGCAGCCTTCTCCTCTTCTATAGCTTTGAGTGTCGCCTCGTACTCTTCTTTTTTGGCGTTCCACTCCTTCCTGTTGTTGATAATGCCGTCCAGCATTGGCTGAATTTGTGGGTGAAAGCGAGAAAACTCCTGCAGGAAGAAGAATTTCCGAAAGCTAGAATTAGTGCaccgatgatgatgatgcagaAAATTGAAAAGTAGAGATTTTTACACCAAAAGCTGCCCAAACAATAAGAAGACAATGAGTTATAATAATTACCTTGTAGACGAAAGTACAGACAAAGTCGATGAAACCGCATTGGAGTTTTGGAAGCTCGGCTGCTTTGTTTCTGTCCATCATGGGCTggtgggaaaaaacaaaacatccttCAATTTAGCAAAATGAGGCTGTCTTCCTGATAGGGGGATCCACTAAACCAAACTGGCACTTTTTCTGAAGGTTTattgtcaatgtttttttaattatgggAAAATTCCCTCATTTCTGTCAATAATAAATCTCCTGGAGTTGACATGAGAAATTTGTCTGCAAACATGATCCTGGAATAGAGGCCTCCGACTCACAATGGGTTGTTGTTCCAGCACCGTCCTCTCCAAGTCACCCTGCTCCCAAAACTCTGCCGCCACAGATAAAGCAACCTGACAGACACGAACAGAGTAAGAGGAACCAAGACGGGAAATCTTTGCtcatctctctcttttttttgagCTACTCACCTTGCTTTGTACTTCCCAGGGCTTTGTGATGGCTGACAAGTCACATGCAGTCATCATCATTGCCCTGAAATGACAGATTTCCAGTTTTAGGGAATTGTTTCAGGATTtccaggaaagcagacagagTCCCCAGTCTGTTCTCACATGACAATCTCTTTTCGTGTTGTTTCCAGAGACATGAAGTCCACCCACTTCTTCTCTTCCTCGTATGTTTTGGAAAGGTCCACAATCTTTTGGAACATCGTTCTCTTCCTGGAATGATGCATTGATAAACCTTTGATTgcatttgtacaaaaatataattagagaaaagaacaaactaGAGACTGCACCAACTTGAAGTAAAGAGCCAGGTCGGTGGCGATGATAGCAATGTCTGTGAGGTGAATCACATGATCTACCTGTCGTCTGTTCAGGTTTTGGTAGATATTTAAAGACTGCAGATGAGATGAAGCATTGTTATATTATTATTTGAGTGCTACTGTGTGTTtgcatatatgtatacatattgCTATTTCTTCACCTCGTCCGATAGAAGGAACTTTCCAAACTCGAGGTGGTGTCGCTCTAGGATGGAGGAGCCATGCAGCTTGGCCAGAGGGTTGCCAGATCTGCAAGTCAACATCAGATCTTCATATCAGTTGGCGTGAACATAAAGAAAGCTTTACCACTTAGCCAATTATTACTgtcatttcaagttttaatccttcaagtcattttattaccaacatttaatacaaaattaaatttaaaatatgtgatACTTAAAGGTTTGTCCTTGGGATCCTAAACACGTTTCGTTATTATTCCTGTATTTTCATCAGTTTGTATTATCATATTACTGTTTTGTAGCCAAGAAACTTAAATATCAAGCCGTAAATAACTTGGACAACTGAACAGCTATTACACATTATTATTagaatttaatattattatcaTTTGTTTAAAGTAGGAGGATTCAGATTCAGACTTTAAGGCTTTTGCTTTGACAAAgctgataaaaaaacacataaagtaCTTGCTTTCTCTAATATtcctgaattttaatgaaagtgaggttataatttttttttgttaaaaaggttATTGTATTAAGGCAAAATATACTCAAATAGGTAtagtatttttctcttttgatcaGTTTTCTGTGAGACGTACTGGAggaatttaccaaaataaaacaatccttacttttaaataaagaagatattttgcaaaaaagacagaaaatgtgtcaaaaatactgtttgctatgaaaataatacaaattcggccaaactttgttttctgtatCGTATAGTGTattatgacagtttttttttttttttttatacataaagaatacattttgttattttgggcaaaaatagatttttataaatatttttttctgtttctttaaaaaaaaaaacaaataatctaatttaaaagtgCCTTAATTAAGAGGGTTTTTCCAACATGCCATTTAATCATGCAAATGATCTTGAGTGGAGATGAAGGAGATCCCATCACACTTACTTGACCTGATATAGGTTGTTTGTCCCTCTGTGGTCAATATCATGCAGGAATCCTGCAGTTATCATGGCCATCACCTCCAGGTCAGTGTAGTATCGCTTCAGGGCCCCCGTCTGAGCACAAAGGAAAAACTTGGCAGAACTTAAGAAGCTCAGAAATGTTAATATTATCACcctctttttgattttttttctcaaaaaacgtgcacatttttatgaaaatgtttatttttttagttgtgaCTACCGTCAGTAGAGTAAACATGGTCTGTCCCACGTTGAAGCCGTGCCGCCAGTTGTGGTAGGTGATTTTTCTGTATCCCTTACTGACTGAGTACATGAAGCGAACCAGCACCTGAAAACACAGCAAACCACCATTTTCTCACTCTAATTGTGTGCAGAGTGAACAATGAAAGTTCAGATTGTGTACGGATCTGAGTCCACGTCACCTCTTGAGGGATCTGGAACTTTTTGACCACCCCCACTTCATAGTACATCTGGATCCCACACTTCACCAGATCCAGTTCTGTGCAGTTAAAATCCGAAAACCGAAACTCATAGATTTCAAACTTCTTGATCAGAGGAGGAAGATCTTTTTTCtaaacagaaaaatggaaaaaggaaaCAGTAAATTTGTGGTACTATCTTGTTGTGAAATTTTAGGTTGAATTTTCTTGACCCTCTGAGTACAAATGACTAGTGAGTAGTCAAAGTACTTTGAGTAATTTGAGTACTACCAGAATATCTAGGAGCTCATCTTCTTCACACTCGGCAGGTTCACAGTTGTAGCGCTCTCTGGTGTTCTGAAAGAGGTTAGAAAACCATAAAGACATTCAAAATAGAAGCAAATATggttcaaataatatttttacagaagAATGTTTAGTGAACTACTTTATAATGTTCATAAATGGAGATTAATTTATCTACATGTGGATTCCTTTGAAAAGTGAACGTAAGTTCTTTATATTATAATCTCTTTCCATGTTTAAAGAAACTGACCAGAACATTCTGGATCTCATCATCACGACATTTGACGTGGTAGAGCACCATGTCCTGAGCGATGTCTTTCCGGTTCTCCAGTTTGTTCATCTTGTCGTAAGTGTCTGTGTTCAGAGCTGACCAGCCCAGGAACTGAGTCAAAGCCTGGGAAATGGAGACATTCATATGCAGCACTTCTATGTAAATCATCTGGACATAATCATTCTGAGCGGTTTGGTTTTACCTCCATAAGCTGCTCGTCGTGATCGTCGAAAGGCTTTCCATCTTTTCTGTTGTAAAACGTTGCCACGCCAACAATCTCTTCTTTCTTATTGACAATCGGAAGTGAGAGAACGTTCTTTATGGTCCAGCCACTGTCGTCCAGCGCCTCAGTCTGCAACAGCGAGGGagcaaaagttattttaaaaagtctctaCAACATCACTTGGACAATCTAGAAAGTAGAGTTCTCACCTGAAAATTGAAAGTCTCATCAGCTCCTGCGTTCATGATGTTACAGATCTgagaaagaatgaaaataaatcatggtcagcttttgttctgaattcaATAAACAGcttatttttgaatgaaactcACAAAACCACTCTCGGCCACGTAGGTGGGAAGGCCACTTTGCAAGGCCCAGTGTTCTGCAGTTGGATTACTATAGGAGAGATGAGCCAGTTAGTTCATCAGAACCATCCCAGAACTACAAGGAATTCACTAACTAAAtctttcataaaaacaattgCAAACAGGTAACTTCATTGAAATTATGTGTCCTTAGGATTTATTCTATTTACTGTTCAGACCCTTTGGAAATTATTACAACTCCTAAATCAACGTGGCAGCAAAAACTGTATCTTAAGACAGTGAAAAGactcttgtttcaagaaaatcaTTTTGTCTTCTgtcttgtaataaaaaaatctcatcaaccaagtttttcaatagcaaaatagtttgagaaaacatgtttcagagactatttttcttaaaataattattcttgctaagacctttttttttaccccataGGCNNNNNNNNNNNNNNNNNNNNNNNNNNNNNNNNNNTTGTGATCATCAGTTCTGCATTTATCTGATCCAGATAGAACATGGCATATGAGCAAAGAAGGGAGAACAAGCTGgattaattcatttttgttggagtttAATTCTTGATCCATATTCTGGAGCTTAAGATTTGATGATGACCAGCCAGTCTAAAGACCATTCCTCCAGGCGTGCTTCTATTCTTAAACTACACCAAGATAATAAAGCAGAAACAAACTAATTTCTTGggaaaattaaagatttaaccaaagagtaaaaaaaagtgtaactaATATGTATTTTGTTGGCGTGAATGGCGGATTGGCTGATTTCACAGTTTCCTGGAGAAGCTACTTACATGTATccagttacttttattttttaaactagcctcaaacaggaagtggaagt from Oryzias melastigma strain HK-1 linkage group LG12, ASM292280v2, whole genome shotgun sequence carries:
- the pde6b gene encoding rod cGMP-specific 3',5'-cyclic phosphodiesterase subunit beta; protein product: MGVGKEDVEKFLQENPAFAKTYFAKKLSPTSISKVSGLPEKQIDFSQFQELGQIEESQLMYDVIKDMQENVNMEKVVFKILKRISALIHADRCSLFMYRQRNGIGELATRLFNVNMDSVLDDCVVQPDSEIVYPLDLGIVGNVALTKKNVNVKNVKESQYFSSFVDELTDYETRNVLAAPILNGKDMVAVIMALNKTTGPHFTAEDEDLFLKYLKIASLNLKIFHLSYLHNCETRKGQLLLWSANKVFEELTDIERQFHKALYTVRAYLNCDRYSVGLLDMTKEKEFFDIWPVLMGEQAPYAGPVTPDGREVIFYKVIDYILHGKEDIKVIPNPTAEHWALQSGLPTYVAESGFICNIMNAGADETFNFQTEALDDSGWTIKNVLSLPIVNKKEEIVGVATFYNRKDGKPFDDHDEQLMEALTQFLGWSALNTDTYDKMNKLENRKDIAQDMVLYHVKCRDDEIQNVLNTRERYNCEPAECEEDELLDILKKDLPPLIKKFEIYEFRFSDFNCTELDLVKCGIQMYYEVGVVKKFQIPQEVLVRFMYSVSKGYRKITYHNWRHGFNVGQTMFTLLTTGALKRYYTDLEVMAMITAGFLHDIDHRGTNNLYQVKSGNPLAKLHGSSILERHHLEFGKFLLSDESLNIYQNLNRRQVDHVIHLTDIAIIATDLALYFKKRTMFQKIVDLSKTYEEEKKWVDFMSLETTRKEIVMAMMMTACDLSAITKPWEVQSKVALSVAAEFWEQGDLERTVLEQQPIPMMDRNKAAELPKLQCGFIDFVCTFVYKEFSRFHPQIQPMLDGIINNRKEWNAKKEEYEATLKAIEEEKAAKEAAKAAKAAQNNSSGGGSKTCSVC